One window of Acidobacteriota bacterium genomic DNA carries:
- a CDS encoding prolyl oligopeptidase family serine peptidase: protein MRLTRLALIAASCGLVVSLGDPVAVAQSTAPATARAIPAYQQFLSPASPLELVAAKNADRVAWVTFEEGKRNAYTAAAPSFAPVRLTSFLKDDGVDMSAIQISDAGAVVAVIRGTAPNRDGWVANASADPDGPERAVWAARTAGGQAFRVTKLPAGGYALAPDGSSVLFVKEGQIYRAKVTPVPPASARDRGEEAFITAWGVQSAPTWSPDGRKIAFVSTRTDHSFILVYDMATRKITYMAPSVDFDSNPMWAAEGRNIVFVRRPGYSFAQAEQSASAAGGRGGMATAGGRGRGATTGGGTQAPTSPNAAALKIPGLTRATFKGGYTYSFWKADIATGEAREVWHNQPGDMTFTTAANMRLAGDSLVFRFNLGGRGAGRGQASAETPAGPVDEWDRYYALSLTTSDSKPALLTTTDGLIEDGTSVQLSADSKTLYYCTNAKDIERRHIWAVPIGGGTPVQVTTGAGIETSPLPLASGMWLATLSAGWKMPQSVGVWKLSGASSAAAAAQKIVFPTSLKNFPADLHVEPQIILTKAPDGLEIHNQLFLPKDLKPGERRAALIFVHGGPQRQMMPGYHYMQFYHWAYAINQWLASQGYIVMSVNYRLGIGYGRSFRAAANTGAAGNSEYQDVLAGAKYLQTRPDVDPQRVGIWGLSYGGLLTGQALARNSDVFKAGVDLAGVHLRGSALDPETLGFKSSVVGAIDGWTSPVLLVHGDDDRNVAFSQTTGLVQLLRQRNVYMELIVFPDDTHESMLHSRWMYTLGRMETFLKKFLDPTKR, encoded by the coding sequence ATGCGCCTCACCCGTCTTGCGCTCATCGCGGCATCGTGCGGTCTCGTCGTTTCGCTCGGCGACCCGGTGGCGGTCGCCCAGTCGACGGCCCCCGCAACTGCCAGGGCGATTCCGGCTTACCAGCAGTTCCTCAGTCCTGCGTCGCCGCTCGAACTGGTCGCCGCGAAGAACGCCGACCGCGTGGCGTGGGTGACGTTCGAAGAGGGCAAGCGCAACGCGTACACCGCTGCGGCCCCGTCATTCGCGCCCGTTCGCCTGACGAGCTTCTTGAAAGACGATGGCGTCGACATGTCCGCCATCCAGATCTCGGACGCCGGAGCGGTTGTGGCGGTGATTCGGGGAACGGCGCCGAACCGCGACGGCTGGGTGGCCAACGCATCGGCCGATCCCGATGGGCCCGAACGGGCCGTGTGGGCCGCGCGCACGGCCGGCGGGCAGGCCTTTCGCGTCACAAAGCTTCCAGCGGGAGGTTACGCGCTGGCTCCTGACGGCAGCTCGGTCCTGTTCGTGAAGGAGGGCCAGATCTACCGCGCGAAGGTCACGCCGGTGCCTCCGGCAAGCGCGCGCGACCGCGGCGAGGAAGCGTTCATCACGGCGTGGGGCGTTCAGAGTGCTCCGACATGGTCGCCCGATGGCCGGAAGATCGCGTTCGTCAGCACGCGCACCGACCATAGCTTCATCCTCGTCTACGACATGGCGACGAGGAAGATCACCTACATGGCGCCGAGCGTCGATTTCGATTCGAATCCGATGTGGGCCGCCGAAGGCAGAAACATTGTGTTTGTGCGGCGGCCGGGCTACTCATTCGCCCAGGCGGAGCAGAGCGCGAGCGCTGCCGGCGGGCGGGGTGGCATGGCCACGGCTGGCGGCCGCGGCCGGGGCGCCACGACCGGTGGCGGAACGCAGGCTCCGACATCGCCCAACGCGGCCGCGCTGAAGATCCCCGGCCTGACCCGCGCGACATTCAAAGGCGGCTACACGTACTCGTTCTGGAAGGCGGACATCGCGACCGGCGAGGCAAGGGAAGTCTGGCACAACCAGCCCGGCGACATGACGTTCACGACGGCCGCGAACATGCGTCTTGCGGGCGATTCCCTGGTGTTCCGCTTCAATCTCGGCGGCAGGGGCGCCGGGCGAGGGCAGGCTTCCGCGGAGACACCGGCCGGCCCGGTTGACGAGTGGGATCGGTACTACGCGCTGAGCCTCACCACGTCCGACAGCAAACCTGCGCTGCTGACGACGACCGACGGCCTCATCGAAGACGGGACGTCGGTGCAGCTGTCGGCCGACAGCAAGACGCTCTACTACTGCACGAACGCCAAGGACATCGAGCGGCGGCACATCTGGGCCGTGCCCATCGGCGGCGGCACGCCGGTGCAAGTGACGACCGGGGCTGGTATCGAGACGTCTCCGCTGCCGCTCGCCTCCGGCATGTGGCTCGCGACGCTCAGCGCCGGCTGGAAGATGCCGCAGTCGGTTGGCGTCTGGAAGCTGAGCGGCGCTTCGTCAGCAGCCGCGGCCGCCCAGAAGATCGTGTTCCCCACGTCCCTGAAGAACTTCCCGGCCGACCTGCACGTCGAGCCGCAGATCATTCTGACGAAGGCGCCAGACGGCCTCGAGATCCACAATCAGCTGTTTCTGCCGAAGGATCTCAAGCCCGGCGAGCGACGGGCCGCCCTCATCTTCGTGCACGGCGGGCCTCAGCGGCAGATGATGCCGGGCTATCACTACATGCAGTTCTATCACTGGGCGTACGCCATCAATCAGTGGCTCGCCAGTCAGGGCTACATCGTGATGTCGGTGAACTACCGGCTGGGCATCGGCTACGGCCGGTCGTTCCGCGCGGCGGCGAATACCGGGGCCGCGGGCAATTCAGAATACCAGGACGTGCTCGCCGGGGCGAAGTACCTGCAGACCCGGCCCGACGTCGACCCGCAACGCGTGGGCATCTGGGGGCTGTCGTACGGCGGCCTGCTCACCGGGCAGGCGCTCGCGCGCAACTCCGACGTGTTCAAGGCCGGCGTCGATCTCGCGGGCGTGCACCTGCGCGGCAGCGCGCTCGATCCCGAGACGTTGGGGTTCAAGTCGTCGGTCGTCGGAGCCATCGACGGCTGGACGTCACCGGTGCTGCTCGTGCACGGCGACGACGACCGCAACGTGGCGTTCAGCCAGACGACCGGGCTCGTGCAGTTGCTTCGCCAGCGCAACGTGTACATGGAACTGATCGTGTTTCCGGACGACACGCACGAGTCGATGTTGCACAGCCGGTGGATGTACACGCTTGGTCGGATGGAGACGTTCCTCAAGAAGTTTCTCGATCCGACGAAGAGGTAG
- a CDS encoding type II toxin-antitoxin system prevent-host-death family antitoxin, which produces MTMMIVNIYEAKAKLSEFLDLAARGERVLICKRNRPIAELRAVESARTEPRPIGLARGRMVVPDSFFQPLPDEMLDAFDGIEPRAGLLHVADASPSATYGGRSARKASKAGKTRNATKTTKARTS; this is translated from the coding sequence ATGACCATGATGATAGTCAACATCTACGAGGCCAAGGCGAAGTTGTCTGAGTTCCTGGATCTCGCCGCGCGGGGCGAGCGGGTGCTGATCTGTAAGCGGAACCGGCCCATCGCGGAGTTGCGGGCGGTGGAGTCGGCGCGGACCGAACCTCGGCCGATCGGCCTGGCGCGGGGGCGGATGGTCGTGCCGGATTCGTTCTTCCAGCCGCTGCCCGACGAGATGCTCGACGCGTTCGACGGGATCGAGCCGAGGGCGGGGCTGCTCCATGTGGCTGATGCGTCGCCGTCCGCGACGTACGGCGGGCGCAGCGCACGAAAGGCGAGCAAGGCGGGCAAGACGCGCAACGCGACCAAGACGACCAAGGCGCGCACGTCATGA
- the dcp gene encoding peptidyl-dipeptidase Dcp, giving the protein MIRHLVLALTLAGVVVGGIVSTSSWSTGPMTPQTSPQVAVRTNPLLAPSTLPFGVPPFDRIQDGDFQPAFETGIKIQLQEIAAIADNPAAATFDNTLVALEKSGQLLRRVNLVFNGLTSANTNPALQKTQQDVAPKLAAQDDAIFLNGKLFARVEAIYVQREALKLDPESRHLVEYYHQRFVRAGARLSEADKTKLKALNEQDAALSAKYIVLLLAAAKNAALVVGDAAELAGLSKDEIDAAALAAKSAGLDGKWLIPVVNTTQQPMLASLTSRATREKLFRASWMRTERGDANDTRKIIATLADLRARKAGLLGYPNFAAWVLEDQMAKTPSAVDQFLARLIPPATANARGEAAAIQAVIDQQRGGFTLAPWDWDFYAEQVRKAKYDLDSAALAPYFELDRVLRDGVFYAADQLYGLTFKERHDLPVYHPDVRVFDVIDRDGAPIALFYCDYFARDNKNGGAWMDNFVTQSKLLGTKPVIYNVGNFVKPAPGQPALISPDDVSTMFHEFGHALHGMFASQKYPSLSGTSVARDFVELPSQFNEHWALDPKVLAHYAVHYKTGAPLPQDLADKIKKAATFNQGYSLTEILGAAELDMRWHSLPVGSPEQAVDALEASALKASGLDLPQVPPRYRSSYFLHIWANGYWAGYYAYLWAEMLDNDAFAWFTEHGGLTRANGGRFRDMILSRGNTEDYAKLYRDFRGKDPSIEPMLQHRGIGKQ; this is encoded by the coding sequence ATGATTCGCCACCTGGTTCTCGCTCTTACTCTTGCCGGCGTGGTTGTCGGCGGCATTGTCTCAACTTCATCCTGGTCAACGGGTCCCATGACGCCACAGACTTCGCCACAGGTCGCCGTCCGCACGAACCCGCTGTTGGCGCCGAGCACGCTGCCGTTTGGCGTGCCGCCGTTCGACAGAATCCAGGACGGCGACTTCCAGCCGGCGTTCGAAACCGGCATCAAGATCCAACTGCAGGAGATCGCGGCGATCGCCGACAATCCAGCCGCCGCGACGTTCGACAACACGCTCGTCGCGCTCGAAAAGAGCGGCCAGCTGCTGAGGCGCGTTAATCTCGTCTTCAACGGCCTCACGTCCGCCAACACGAACCCCGCGCTGCAGAAGACCCAGCAGGACGTGGCGCCGAAGCTCGCCGCGCAAGACGACGCCATCTTCCTCAACGGAAAGTTGTTTGCGCGGGTCGAAGCGATCTATGTCCAGCGCGAGGCGCTCAAGCTCGATCCCGAGTCGCGTCATCTCGTCGAGTACTATCATCAGCGCTTCGTTCGCGCGGGCGCCAGGTTGTCTGAAGCCGACAAGACGAAGCTCAAGGCCCTGAACGAGCAGGACGCCGCGCTGAGCGCCAAGTACATCGTCCTGCTGCTCGCGGCGGCAAAGAACGCGGCGCTGGTGGTGGGCGACGCCGCGGAGCTGGCCGGCCTGTCGAAGGACGAGATCGATGCGGCAGCCCTCGCCGCGAAATCGGCGGGCCTCGATGGCAAGTGGCTGATCCCGGTCGTCAATACGACGCAGCAGCCGATGCTGGCGTCGCTCACCAGCCGAGCGACCCGCGAGAAGCTCTTCCGGGCGTCGTGGATGCGCACAGAGCGAGGCGACGCCAACGACACGCGCAAGATCATCGCCACGCTGGCCGATCTGCGCGCGCGAAAAGCTGGACTGCTGGGCTACCCGAATTTCGCCGCCTGGGTACTCGAGGACCAGATGGCGAAGACGCCATCTGCGGTTGATCAGTTTCTCGCACGGCTGATCCCGCCGGCCACGGCCAATGCGCGTGGCGAAGCCGCCGCCATTCAGGCCGTCATCGATCAACAGCGCGGGGGATTCACGCTCGCACCGTGGGATTGGGATTTCTACGCCGAGCAGGTGCGCAAGGCGAAATACGATCTCGACAGCGCCGCCCTCGCGCCGTACTTCGAACTCGACCGGGTGCTTCGCGACGGCGTGTTCTACGCGGCCGACCAACTATACGGTTTGACGTTCAAGGAGCGCCACGACCTCCCCGTCTATCACCCGGACGTGCGCGTGTTCGACGTCATCGACCGTGATGGCGCGCCGATCGCGCTCTTCTATTGCGACTACTTCGCCCGCGACAACAAGAACGGCGGGGCCTGGATGGACAACTTCGTGACGCAGTCGAAGTTGTTGGGCACCAAGCCGGTGATCTACAACGTGGGGAACTTCGTGAAGCCAGCGCCCGGCCAGCCGGCGCTCATCAGCCCCGACGATGTGTCAACCATGTTCCATGAGTTCGGACACGCGCTGCACGGGATGTTCGCGAGCCAGAAATATCCGAGCCTGTCGGGAACGAGCGTTGCGCGTGACTTCGTCGAGCTGCCGTCGCAATTCAACGAGCACTGGGCGCTCGATCCCAAAGTGCTTGCGCACTACGCCGTGCACTACAAGACCGGCGCGCCGTTGCCACAGGACCTCGCGGACAAGATCAAGAAGGCCGCCACGTTCAACCAGGGCTACAGCCTGACCGAGATCCTCGGCGCCGCCGAACTGGACATGCGGTGGCATTCGTTGCCCGTCGGATCGCCGGAACAGGCGGTCGACGCGCTTGAAGCGTCGGCGCTGAAGGCGAGCGGTCTCGACCTGCCCCAGGTTCCGCCTCGTTATCGATCGAGCTACTTTCTCCACATCTGGGCGAACGGCTATTGGGCTGGGTACTACGCCTACCTGTGGGCCGAGATGCTCGACAACGACGCGTTCGCGTGGTTCACCGAGCACGGCGGCCTGACGCGGGCCAACGGGGGCCGGTTCCGCGACATGATCCTGTCGCGGGGCAACACAGAAGACTACGCCAAGCTGTACCGCGACTTCCGCGGGAAGGATCCGAGCATCGAGCCGATGCTCCAGCACCGCGGGATTGGAAAGCAGTAG
- a CDS encoding ABC transporter permease — protein sequence MSSRRPTHHPLIELILMRVREFVREPEAVFWVVIFPIVLAFALGIAFRAKSDEPVYAGVMAGRGGAEMVAALSTSPGIHARVVTPEQADRALRDGNVQVVVLPGTPPTYRFDPSRPESRLARLAVDAALQRLAGRPDRFTAAEQPLQVVGARYIDWLIPGLLGMNIMGTGLWGIGFAIVWARSKNLLKRLAATPMSRSHYLLAHILARMVFLGVEVGALLVFAWLMFSVSTRGSLLLLAAVAVLGALAFGGIGLLVASRARTIEAVSGWMNAVMLPMWVLSGVFFSSANFPAATQPLIHALPLTALNDAFRAVMLDGASVPAIAGELLTLGAWTMVSFAIALRAFRWK from the coding sequence ATGAGTAGCCGCCGCCCCACGCACCACCCGCTCATCGAGCTGATCCTGATGCGCGTGCGGGAGTTTGTCCGCGAACCCGAAGCCGTGTTCTGGGTGGTCATCTTCCCTATCGTGCTGGCGTTCGCGCTCGGGATTGCGTTCCGCGCGAAGAGCGACGAACCGGTGTACGCGGGAGTGATGGCTGGCCGAGGCGGCGCCGAAATGGTGGCGGCGCTCAGCACGTCGCCCGGCATTCACGCGCGGGTCGTGACGCCCGAACAGGCCGATCGGGCGCTGCGCGACGGCAACGTCCAGGTCGTCGTCCTGCCCGGTACTCCGCCGACCTATCGCTTCGATCCCAGCAGGCCCGAGAGCCGTCTGGCGCGATTGGCGGTCGATGCCGCGCTGCAGCGGCTCGCCGGCCGCCCCGATCGTTTCACCGCCGCCGAGCAGCCGCTGCAGGTCGTGGGCGCGCGCTACATCGACTGGCTCATCCCGGGCCTGCTCGGGATGAACATCATGGGCACCGGCCTGTGGGGCATCGGGTTCGCGATTGTCTGGGCGCGAAGCAAGAATCTGCTCAAACGCCTCGCCGCCACACCGATGTCGCGATCGCACTATCTGCTGGCGCACATCCTGGCGCGCATGGTGTTTCTCGGCGTCGAGGTCGGCGCTCTGCTCGTCTTCGCGTGGCTGATGTTCTCGGTATCGACGCGCGGGTCGCTGCTCCTGCTCGCGGCGGTGGCCGTGCTGGGCGCACTCGCATTCGGTGGAATCGGCCTGCTCGTCGCCAGCCGGGCACGGACCATCGAGGCGGTGTCGGGCTGGATGAATGCGGTGATGCTGCCGATGTGGGTGCTCTCGGGAGTCTTCTTCTCCTCGGCGAATTTCCCGGCGGCGACGCAGCCGCTGATTCATGCGCTGCCGCTGACCGCGCTCAACGACGCATTCCGGGCGGTCATGCTCGATGGCGCGTCGGTTCCTGCGATCGCGGGCGAACTGCTGACGCTCGGCGCCTGGACGATGGTGTCATTTGCCATCGCGTTGCGGGCGTTCCGGTGGAAGTAG
- a CDS encoding dienelactone hydrolase family protein, with product MKATVDPKRVYLFGHSAGAVHSLSMAVLESQYLAAVAVHAGVLQGEMVPFLQLAERKTPIAIWVGTADAFFPVAPVRATRDTFAAGGFPVELTEIKNHTHAYYDRADEINKAVWAFLQKHALAVDPVYKTCAISR from the coding sequence CTGAAGGCCACCGTCGATCCAAAACGCGTCTACCTGTTTGGCCATTCGGCGGGAGCCGTCCACTCTCTCAGCATGGCGGTGCTGGAATCCCAGTATCTGGCGGCGGTCGCGGTTCACGCTGGCGTCCTGCAAGGGGAAATGGTGCCCTTCCTCCAACTCGCGGAACGGAAGACCCCGATTGCCATCTGGGTCGGCACCGCCGATGCGTTCTTCCCCGTCGCGCCGGTGCGCGCGACACGCGACACGTTTGCCGCTGGGGGGTTTCCTGTCGAATTGACTGAGATCAAGAACCACACACACGCGTACTACGACCGCGCGGACGAGATCAACAAAGCCGTCTGGGCCTTTCTCCAGAAGCACGCGCTCGCCGTTGACCCGGTCTACAAGACGTGCGCCATCTCGCGTTAG
- a CDS encoding M14 family zinc carboxypeptidase: MSAESLHRRLPVVLVGACLLVLTAGSMQGRQMTPDLRDPKQPQDQTFAKFYKEWTGDAKYGSPLVDHLPIVKGIPAPKDVLGYHIGAPKKLTYYADILKYYRALAAATPRVKVETIGKSDEGREMVVVWVSSDANIKALAQNRDNLAKLADPRGLTDAQITQLIATTKPHYHVTGGLHSSESGPSEMLMELVYRVAVETSPFITQIRNNVYLSVTPVADADGRDRQVDWFYRGLEVADQITTPAGPSAATPAAAAKPAAPVAAATKPASAQAPAAGAAAADPGRAGQAGGRSGAASIGALPYWGKYVYHDNNRDINLSLIQMRALTEWYYTAHPPIMHDLHESMPLMYTYSGGPPQNPNLDPLLFAELPWFSNWELAQMTKWGMPGVYTHAFMDGWSPGYYASVAYNHNGLMKMYETQSGRDPGSAPAGRGGSGDAATGEVTAQAGRGGTAAAEGGRGGAQTPDAGRGPSTPRPGSEQASSGQAAGGRGPALPTGRGGAQDREWYRGLPVPPNAANSFTRRDNVNYSETGVLSSLQLTAMFPTTIIENFYVKSRNAIEDGRTKPPYGFVIPVQREMTKAAELVRILRVQGIEVGQATSEIKIGDATYPAGSYVIKRDQPYGRLAKNLLEKQQYPDTRLTTYDDSGWTMGLLMLVDVKEINDAAILKVTTTSVKAVSAKGRVAGTGSAGLAVAHLGSNNMIAFRYRLKTVPMRIAEKSFTAAGVDFPAGSFVISGAAAANVRAVVEELGLTAAALDAMPQVALHDAPAPRVAIYSQWTSTQDLGWYRLTFDNFGIPYDLIYKEQVKKGDLRAKYDVIVMAAQNINRSTVLQPAAARPQPYQKSDKYKFLGMYGETPDMSGGFGQEGVDAFAKFLDGGGTLIAAGAAIRFPIDFGWAHTIDAEPIAGVVAQRPIVQAEIGRPEHPVFYGYADKILPMKYVGGNTLRVGLADSGNILARYVGGDSSVLSGAMTGADVLRQKVIAADIPNAYNGKGRVILFANNPIYRWQNHGEFNMVFNALLNWAYVPPPAPIAVPASTGRGGRGVQ, translated from the coding sequence ATGAGCGCTGAATCTCTCCATCGTCGTCTCCCCGTCGTGCTCGTTGGCGCCTGCCTGCTCGTGCTCACTGCCGGAAGCATGCAAGGCCGGCAGATGACGCCGGATCTCAGGGATCCGAAGCAGCCGCAGGATCAGACGTTCGCGAAGTTCTACAAGGAGTGGACCGGCGATGCGAAGTACGGGAGCCCGCTGGTCGATCACTTGCCGATCGTGAAAGGGATTCCGGCACCGAAGGACGTGCTTGGCTATCACATCGGCGCGCCGAAGAAGCTTACGTACTACGCCGACATCCTGAAGTACTACCGGGCGCTCGCCGCCGCGACGCCGCGCGTCAAGGTCGAGACCATTGGCAAGTCTGACGAGGGGCGGGAGATGGTGGTCGTGTGGGTGTCGTCCGACGCCAACATCAAGGCGTTGGCGCAGAACCGGGACAATCTGGCCAAGCTGGCGGATCCGCGCGGGCTGACGGATGCGCAGATCACGCAGTTGATTGCGACGACGAAGCCGCACTACCACGTGACGGGCGGTCTGCACAGTTCAGAGTCTGGCCCGTCCGAGATGCTGATGGAGCTGGTCTACCGCGTGGCGGTCGAGACCTCGCCCTTCATCACGCAGATTCGCAACAACGTGTATCTATCGGTGACGCCGGTGGCGGACGCTGATGGCCGCGATCGGCAGGTTGACTGGTTCTACCGCGGGCTTGAGGTAGCCGATCAGATAACAACTCCAGCGGGCCCGTCCGCTGCGACTCCTGCCGCCGCCGCGAAGCCTGCCGCCCCCGTCGCGGCCGCGACGAAGCCGGCTTCAGCACAGGCTCCGGCGGCGGGTGCCGCTGCCGCCGATCCCGGACGCGCCGGACAGGCGGGAGGGCGCAGCGGCGCTGCCAGCATCGGAGCCCTGCCGTATTGGGGCAAGTATGTCTACCACGACAACAACCGCGACATTAATCTCTCGCTCATCCAGATGCGGGCCTTGACGGAGTGGTACTACACGGCGCATCCGCCCATCATGCACGACCTGCACGAATCAATGCCGCTGATGTACACGTATAGTGGCGGGCCTCCTCAGAACCCGAATCTGGATCCGCTGCTGTTTGCCGAGCTGCCGTGGTTCTCCAACTGGGAACTCGCGCAGATGACGAAGTGGGGCATGCCTGGCGTCTACACGCACGCGTTCATGGACGGCTGGTCGCCGGGCTACTACGCGTCGGTGGCCTACAACCACAACGGCCTGATGAAAATGTACGAGACGCAGTCGGGCCGCGATCCCGGTTCGGCGCCCGCCGGACGCGGTGGTAGCGGGGACGCTGCCACGGGCGAGGTGACGGCGCAGGCCGGGCGCGGCGGCACGGCGGCGGCTGAGGGCGGTCGCGGTGGGGCGCAGACGCCCGACGCTGGACGCGGCCCTTCGACTCCTCGGCCAGGCTCGGAGCAGGCGAGCTCAGGGCAGGCGGCTGGCGGCCGTGGGCCGGCGCTCCCCACCGGTCGCGGCGGCGCGCAGGATCGCGAGTGGTATCGCGGTCTGCCTGTTCCTCCCAACGCCGCCAACAGCTTCACGCGGCGCGATAACGTCAACTACTCGGAGACCGGCGTCCTGTCATCGCTGCAGCTCACCGCCATGTTTCCGACAACGATCATCGAGAACTTCTACGTCAAGTCGAGGAATGCCATCGAAGACGGCAGGACGAAGCCCCCGTACGGGTTCGTCATCCCCGTCCAGCGAGAGATGACCAAGGCCGCCGAACTGGTGCGGATCCTGCGCGTCCAGGGCATCGAGGTCGGTCAGGCAACCAGTGAGATCAAGATCGGTGACGCGACGTATCCGGCCGGTTCGTACGTCATCAAACGCGACCAGCCATACGGCCGCCTGGCGAAGAACCTGCTCGAGAAACAGCAGTATCCCGACACGCGACTGACCACGTACGACGACAGCGGATGGACGATGGGCCTGCTGATGCTGGTAGACGTGAAGGAGATCAACGACGCAGCCATCCTCAAGGTGACCACGACGTCGGTGAAGGCGGTAAGCGCCAAAGGAAGGGTGGCCGGGACCGGGTCGGCCGGGCTTGCTGTCGCCCATCTCGGGTCGAACAACATGATCGCGTTCCGCTACCGGCTCAAGACCGTGCCGATGAGGATTGCCGAGAAGAGCTTCACGGCCGCTGGGGTGGACTTCCCGGCCGGGTCGTTTGTCATCTCCGGCGCGGCGGCGGCCAACGTGCGGGCGGTTGTCGAAGAGCTCGGGCTGACAGCGGCGGCGCTCGATGCGATGCCGCAGGTGGCCCTGCACGATGCGCCGGCACCGCGTGTGGCGATCTACTCGCAGTGGACGAGCACGCAGGATCTTGGCTGGTATCGGCTGACGTTCGACAATTTCGGCATCCCATACGACTTGATCTACAAGGAACAGGTGAAGAAGGGCGATCTGCGAGCCAAGTACGACGTTATCGTGATGGCCGCGCAGAACATCAATCGATCCACCGTGCTGCAGCCCGCGGCGGCGCGCCCGCAGCCGTACCAGAAGAGCGACAAGTACAAGTTCCTCGGGATGTACGGCGAGACGCCGGATATGTCCGGCGGTTTCGGGCAGGAAGGCGTGGACGCGTTCGCGAAGTTCCTCGATGGCGGAGGAACGTTAATTGCGGCCGGAGCGGCAATCCGGTTCCCGATCGACTTCGGGTGGGCCCACACGATTGACGCCGAACCGATCGCCGGCGTCGTCGCCCAGCGGCCTATCGTGCAGGCAGAGATCGGTCGGCCCGAGCATCCGGTGTTCTACGGATACGCCGACAAGATACTGCCGATGAAGTACGTGGGCGGAAACACGCTTCGGGTGGGGCTGGCCGACTCAGGCAACATCCTGGCACGCTACGTGGGCGGGGATTCGTCCGTGCTCAGCGGCGCGATGACCGGCGCCGATGTCTTGCGGCAGAAGGTGATTGCCGCCGACATCCCGAATGCGTACAACGGCAAGGGGCGCGTCATCCTCTTTGCCAACAACCCAATCTACCGCTGGCAGAATCACGGCGAGTTCAACATGGTGTTCAATGCCCTGTTGAACTGGGCCTACGTCCCGCCACCCGCGCCGATTGCGGTACCGGCGTCGACCGGCCGCGGAGGACGGGGAGTACAATAA
- a CDS encoding ABC transporter ATP-binding protein, whose translation MTGSPASSPASSHAVVCRGLQKRYGKVVAVDGLDLDVRTGECFGLLGPNGAGKTTTIEILEGLLKPDAGEVEILGLRWGVDDQALRQRLGIQLQDTHFSDKLTVEEVVRLFRSFYRRGPSVDDVLAMVELESKRGSWVSKLSGGQKQRLAVACALVNEPDLLFLDEPTTGLDPQSRRQLWSLLGEFRRRGGTIVLTTHYMDEAETLCDRVGIVDQGRLIALGTPRELIATLGAEHVIEFELEDGALLADATLQLLPGVRDVRRLGGSTSLRVRELHTSVPALLAELERERRTLSRFATHHASLEDVFVAHTGRHLRDE comes from the coding sequence GTGACCGGCTCGCCCGCATCCTCGCCCGCATCATCACACGCCGTTGTGTGCCGCGGTCTCCAGAAGCGCTACGGCAAGGTGGTGGCCGTCGACGGCCTCGATCTCGACGTGCGGACCGGTGAGTGCTTCGGGCTGCTCGGGCCCAACGGCGCCGGCAAGACGACGACTATCGAGATCCTCGAGGGCCTGCTCAAGCCGGATGCCGGCGAGGTCGAGATACTGGGGCTTCGCTGGGGCGTCGACGACCAGGCACTGCGCCAGCGCCTCGGCATCCAGTTGCAGGACACGCACTTCAGCGACAAGCTCACCGTCGAGGAGGTGGTGCGCCTGTTCCGCTCGTTCTACCGGCGCGGGCCGTCAGTCGATGACGTGCTGGCGATGGTGGAACTGGAGTCGAAACGCGGCAGTTGGGTGAGCAAGCTGTCCGGCGGCCAGAAGCAGCGTCTGGCCGTCGCATGCGCCCTGGTCAACGAACCCGACCTGCTCTTTCTCGACGAGCCCACCACCGGGCTCGACCCGCAGTCGCGGCGCCAGCTCTGGTCGCTGCTCGGCGAGTTTCGCCGGCGCGGTGGCACCATCGTCTTGACGACGCACTATATGGATGAGGCCGAGACGCTCTGCGATCGGGTGGGTATTGTCGATCAGGGACGGTTGATCGCGCTGGGCACCCCTCGCGAGCTGATCGCAACGCTTGGCGCCGAGCATGTCATCGAATTCGAGCTGGAAGACGGCGCCTTGCTCGCCGACGCCACGCTGCAGCTGCTGCCTGGCGTGCGAGACGTCCGCCGCCTCGGCGGATCGACCAGCCTGCGCGTGAGGGAACTGCACACGTCAGTGCCGGCGCTGCTGGCCGAACTGGAGCGCGAGCGCCGGACCCTCTCGCGATTCGCCACCCATCACGCCTCGCTCGAAGACGTGTTTGTCGCTCACACCGGACGGCACCTGCGCGATGAGTAG
- a CDS encoding type II toxin-antitoxin system VapC family toxin: MKLLLDTCAFLWIAGDASSLSKRARELFRAADNEVYLSAASAWEIAVKHALGRLPLPAPPERFVREMREAHGIAALPIDEASALHVSHLPDLHRDPFDRMLVSQAIVHGLTILTPDPIIIDYPARTIW; encoded by the coding sequence ATGAAGCTCCTGCTCGACACGTGCGCCTTCCTGTGGATTGCGGGCGACGCGTCCTCGCTCTCGAAGCGGGCTCGCGAGCTGTTTCGCGCGGCCGACAACGAGGTCTACCTCAGCGCGGCGTCCGCGTGGGAGATTGCCGTCAAGCATGCGCTCGGGCGGTTGCCGCTACCGGCGCCGCCCGAGCGGTTCGTGCGCGAGATGCGCGAGGCGCACGGCATCGCAGCGCTGCCCATCGACGAGGCTTCGGCGCTCCACGTCTCGCACCTGCCCGATCTGCACCGTGATCCCTTCGATCGCATGCTGGTGAGCCAGGCTATCGTCCACGGCCTGACGATCCTCACGCCGGACCCGATCATCATCGACTACCCGGCGCGAACGATCTGGTGA